One uncultured Tolumonas sp. DNA segment encodes these proteins:
- the nifA gene encoding nif-specific transcriptional activator NifA has translation MNTHASLFSANGNKSLSMQQQLNALHQISIVLSRSLDLEETLRSTLQTLSDIAHMQYGLVSLFDHNRSALFIQAVHGIDAEVVKDVKGVRYRMGEGIMGTVMHQGHALVIPRVADDPRFLDRLNLYDYALPFICVPIPGADSQPIGVLAAQPQSLDETELPARTRFMEMVANLIGQTVRLIGKVHTEHEAIKTERDSLRRKVRSQYGFDNMVGQTQAMRQIFDSIRQVAKWDTTVLVRGESGTGKELIATAIHYNSPRVNGPFVKLNCAALPDTLLESELFGHEKGAFTGAVKQRKGRFEMADGGTLFLDEIGEISASFQAKLLRILQEGEMERVGGTDTLKVDVRIVTATNRNLEDEVRKGNFREDLYYRLNVMPIQLPPLRERLEDIPELAKFLVQKLSEKQGREIKISDGAIRMLMGHDWPGNVRELENCLERATIMSETGLIDRDVVLFHANERPQTGFSAPVAVSKPAIATDVDFTDPQLDERQRLIAALERCGWVQAKAARLLGMTPRQIAYRIQIMNINMRRM, from the coding sequence ATGAATACGCACGCTAGCCTATTTTCCGCCAATGGAAACAAAAGCCTCAGCATGCAGCAGCAGCTGAATGCGTTACACCAGATCAGTATCGTGCTGAGTCGCTCACTCGATCTGGAAGAAACGTTACGCAGTACTTTGCAAACGCTGAGTGATATCGCACACATGCAATATGGTCTGGTTTCTCTGTTTGATCACAACCGGAGCGCCTTGTTTATCCAGGCTGTACACGGCATTGATGCGGAAGTGGTAAAAGATGTGAAAGGCGTTCGCTACCGTATGGGCGAGGGCATCATGGGGACCGTAATGCATCAGGGCCATGCGCTGGTGATCCCGCGGGTGGCGGATGATCCGCGGTTTCTTGATCGTTTGAATTTGTATGATTATGCGCTGCCATTCATCTGTGTGCCGATCCCCGGTGCGGACAGCCAGCCGATTGGGGTGTTAGCTGCACAACCGCAGTCATTGGATGAAACCGAGCTGCCAGCCCGCACTCGTTTTATGGAAATGGTGGCGAACCTGATCGGGCAGACTGTACGTCTGATTGGTAAGGTACATACCGAACATGAAGCGATAAAAACGGAGCGTGACAGTTTGCGCCGTAAAGTTCGTAGCCAATATGGTTTCGACAATATGGTTGGTCAGACACAAGCGATGCGGCAGATCTTTGATTCCATTCGTCAGGTGGCGAAATGGGATACTACCGTGCTGGTGCGGGGTGAAAGTGGTACCGGTAAAGAGTTAATTGCCACCGCGATCCATTACAACTCACCACGGGTGAACGGGCCGTTTGTCAAACTGAACTGTGCGGCGCTGCCGGATACGCTGTTGGAAAGTGAGCTGTTCGGGCATGAAAAAGGGGCTTTTACCGGTGCGGTGAAACAGCGGAAAGGCCGTTTTGAAATGGCCGATGGTGGCACACTGTTCCTGGATGAAATCGGCGAAATCAGTGCTTCATTCCAAGCCAAATTACTGCGTATCTTGCAGGAAGGGGAAATGGAGCGCGTCGGTGGCACTGACACCCTGAAAGTGGATGTACGCATTGTCACCGCGACCAACCGCAATCTGGAAGATGAAGTGCGCAAAGGCAATTTCCGTGAAGACCTCTATTATCGTCTGAACGTTATGCCGATCCAGCTGCCGCCACTGCGCGAGCGTCTGGAAGACATTCCTGAACTGGCTAAATTCTTAGTGCAAAAACTGTCAGAAAAACAGGGGCGGGAAATTAAAATCAGCGATGGTGCGATCCGTATGCTGATGGGGCATGACTGGCCGGGCAACGTGCGTGAACTGGAAAACTGTCTGGAGCGTGCCACCATCATGTCAGAAACTGGCTTGATCGACCGTGATGTGGTGTTGTTTCATGCTAACGAACGTCCACAAACTGGTTTCAGTGCACCTGTAGCGGTCAGCAAACCGGCCATTGCCACCGATGTTGATTTCACTGATCCACAATTGGATGAACGTCAACGTCTGATTGCCGCGTTAGAACGTTGTGGCTGGGTGCAAGCCAAAGCGGCGCGTTTATTAGGCATGACACCACGCCAGATTGCCTATCGTATTCAGATCATGAATATCAATATGCGGCGGATGTAA
- the purB gene encoding adenylosuccinate lyase: MELSALTAVSPIDGRYGDKCTDLRPIFSEYGLLRFRVEVEVRWLQQLAAHPGIPEVPAFSDAANALLDSIVRDFNEADATRIKTIEKTTNHDVKAVEYFLKEKVAVSEELNAVTEFIHFACTSEDINNNSHGLMLKAAREEVIAPYCEKLIAAIKDLAHNYRDMPMLSRTHGQPASPTTLGKEMANVAYRLERQYKQIMAVEFLGKINGAVGNYNAHISAYPEVDWHAFAEQFVTSLGLTWNPYTTQIEPHDYIAELFDAIARFNTILIDFDRDIWGYICLGHFKQRTIAGEIGSSTMPHKVNPIDFENSEGNLGLANALFGHLAAKLPISRWQRDLTDSTVLRNLGVAVGYSLIAYQAALKGISKLEANEANMAADLDSNWEVLAEPIQTVMRRYGIEKPYEKLKELTRGRRVDAAGMHEFIDTLALPDDVKVELKKLTPANYIGRAVQLVDELK, encoded by the coding sequence ATGGAACTGTCAGCCCTGACTGCTGTTTCCCCGATTGATGGTCGTTATGGTGATAAATGTACCGACCTGCGGCCGATTTTTTCTGAATACGGCCTGCTGCGCTTCCGCGTAGAAGTAGAAGTGCGCTGGTTACAGCAGTTAGCCGCCCACCCTGGCATCCCGGAAGTTCCGGCGTTTTCTGATGCAGCCAATGCGCTGCTGGACAGCATTGTCCGTGATTTTAACGAAGCCGATGCAACCCGTATTAAAACCATCGAGAAAACCACCAATCACGACGTGAAAGCGGTGGAATATTTCCTGAAGGAAAAAGTAGCGGTTAGCGAAGAACTGAATGCAGTAACTGAATTCATTCACTTTGCTTGTACTTCTGAAGACATCAACAATAATTCTCACGGTCTGATGTTAAAAGCGGCCCGTGAAGAAGTGATTGCCCCTTACTGTGAAAAACTGATCGCGGCGATCAAAGATTTGGCACACAACTATCGTGATATGCCAATGCTGTCGCGCACGCACGGTCAGCCCGCTTCGCCAACGACTCTGGGTAAAGAGATGGCGAACGTGGCGTACCGTCTGGAACGTCAGTACAAACAGATCATGGCGGTTGAGTTCCTCGGCAAGATCAATGGTGCGGTTGGTAACTACAATGCTCACATCAGTGCTTACCCAGAAGTCGATTGGCATGCGTTTGCGGAACAATTCGTGACTAGTTTGGGTCTGACCTGGAACCCGTACACCACACAGATCGAACCACACGATTACATCGCGGAACTGTTTGATGCGATTGCCCGCTTTAACACCATCCTGATCGACTTCGATCGTGATATCTGGGGTTACATCTGCCTGGGTCACTTCAAACAACGCACTATTGCCGGTGAAATTGGTTCTTCAACCATGCCGCATAAAGTTAACCCGATTGACTTCGAAAACTCGGAAGGCAACTTAGGTTTAGCTAATGCGCTGTTTGGTCATCTGGCAGCAAAACTGCCAATTTCCCGCTGGCAGCGTGACCTGACTGACTCAACTGTGTTGCGTAACTTAGGTGTTGCAGTGGGTTACTCACTGATCGCGTATCAGGCTGCGCTGAAAGGCATTTCTAAACTGGAAGCCAACGAAGCGAATATGGCTGCTGATCTGGACAGCAACTGGGAAGTATTGGCTGAGCCAATTCAGACCGTGATGCGCCGTTACGGCATCGAAAAGCCGTATGAGAAGCTGAAAGAGCTGACCCGTGGTCGTCGTGTTGATGCGGCTGGTATGCACGAATTCATCGACACGCTGGCCCTGCCAGATGACGTGAAAGTGGAATTGAAAAAACTGACCCCGGCGAACTATATCGGTCGTGCAGTACAACTGGTCGATGAATTGAAATAA
- the hflD gene encoding high frequency lysogenization protein HflD: protein MRNKQAVQTMALAAVCQAAWLVQQVARHGSCDEESMRCLLQGILVTDPDKAESVYPNHALLRNGYSTLVEQLGNNRNPKNVELTRYVIGMVALERKLSGKRRVLSVLGERVGQIKRQALHFDLMADTVIGNLAGIYSDVISNLGPRIQVSGAPLYLQQPQVQHKIRALLLAGIRACVLWRQLGGRRRHILFFRKKVIAAAEAALRQL from the coding sequence ATGCGTAATAAGCAGGCAGTACAAACCATGGCACTGGCCGCTGTCTGCCAGGCCGCCTGGTTAGTACAACAAGTCGCACGACACGGCAGTTGCGATGAAGAGTCAATGCGCTGCCTGTTGCAGGGGATTTTAGTGACTGATCCTGATAAAGCGGAGTCTGTTTATCCGAATCATGCGCTATTGCGTAATGGTTATTCCACATTAGTGGAGCAACTGGGCAATAACCGTAACCCGAAAAATGTAGAGTTGACCCGCTATGTCATCGGCATGGTCGCGCTGGAACGCAAATTAAGTGGTAAGCGCCGCGTATTATCCGTGCTCGGTGAACGTGTAGGCCAGATCAAGCGTCAGGCTCTGCATTTTGATCTGATGGCTGATACCGTAATAGGTAATCTGGCCGGAATTTACAGCGACGTGATCAGTAATCTGGGCCCCCGTATCCAGGTTTCCGGTGCGCCGCTTTATTTACAGCAACCGCAGGTGCAGCACAAAATCCGCGCGTTGTTGCTTGCCGGGATCCGGGCCTGTGTGCTCTGGCGACAGCTGGGAGGCCGTCGCCGTCATATCCTGTTTTTCCGTAAAAAAGTCATTGCCGCTGCCGAAGCTGCTTTGCGCCAACTTTAA
- the nifL gene encoding nitrogen fixation negative regulator NifL, giving the protein MNILQNYIPETTGAVCINSASLQQMLSVLPMELFYGVVEQSSVGISITDPKANILYCNTAFCRTTGYKRGELQYRNHNILASQQTPKSRYQAMWHQLSQHQPWTGRLINKRKDGSLYLAEVTVTPVVNSEGQITHYLGMHRDISEQFALEQRVHNQKAMIEAVLDAAPTAIAVLDEHHKVVLDNLTYKTLRTDLRGNEPYTALGFTPGAQRPDRDQLWPLTIRGRQRWFSILIQPLSELNEEASLYFGDGKRPCSLLMISDQTERRQQIEQSRLEQLRVQVEEQTLFSAIRETLDVAMVQSQAPLNMLQAALRLEANPDSRAAIAIQTALDAGHEALQRLEQYRPAIKVEEPTQFELMSLFADLHDMLTLRLEHLDVLMQLDIAADLPELFTQRTRLLTALSLLFDRACQAVTGQSAGQLKLCAYQNEQELCLEVHDSGQAPAVTATHRLLQPQTDNGGKRNDTIELGFAQNIVNDHRGVIEVETSDLGGSCIRLRLPLCAIIREDKK; this is encoded by the coding sequence ATGAACATCCTGCAAAACTATATCCCTGAGACCACCGGAGCGGTCTGCATCAACAGTGCCAGCTTACAGCAAATGCTCTCTGTGCTGCCGATGGAACTGTTTTATGGTGTGGTTGAGCAATCGTCCGTCGGGATATCGATCACCGACCCGAAAGCCAACATTCTGTATTGTAATACCGCTTTTTGTCGCACCACCGGCTATAAGCGCGGTGAGCTGCAATATCGAAACCACAATATTCTGGCCAGCCAGCAAACCCCGAAATCGCGTTATCAGGCGATGTGGCATCAATTATCTCAACATCAACCGTGGACTGGCCGGCTGATCAACAAACGTAAAGATGGCTCTTTATATCTGGCGGAAGTGACCGTCACGCCGGTGGTCAATAGTGAAGGCCAGATCACGCACTATCTGGGCATGCACCGTGATATCAGCGAACAATTTGCGCTGGAACAGCGGGTGCATAACCAAAAAGCGATGATTGAAGCGGTGCTCGATGCCGCCCCAACCGCTATTGCCGTGCTTGATGAACATCATAAGGTCGTTCTCGACAACCTGACCTACAAAACCTTACGCACTGACCTGCGAGGTAACGAACCTTACACTGCACTGGGTTTTACACCGGGAGCCCAACGCCCGGATCGTGACCAGCTGTGGCCACTGACCATCCGTGGTCGTCAGCGTTGGTTCAGCATTCTGATCCAACCACTATCTGAACTGAATGAAGAGGCGAGCCTTTATTTTGGTGACGGGAAACGACCTTGTTCATTATTGATGATCAGCGATCAGACTGAACGTCGACAGCAAATCGAACAATCGCGTCTGGAACAACTGCGTGTGCAGGTGGAAGAACAAACCCTGTTCTCTGCTATTCGGGAAACGCTGGATGTGGCGATGGTACAAAGTCAGGCGCCACTCAACATGCTGCAAGCTGCGTTACGTCTGGAAGCCAACCCTGACAGCCGCGCGGCGATTGCGATCCAGACTGCCTTAGATGCCGGTCACGAAGCATTACAACGACTGGAACAATATCGCCCGGCTATTAAGGTGGAAGAACCGACCCAGTTTGAGCTGATGAGTCTGTTTGCTGATCTGCACGACATGCTGACACTACGTTTAGAGCATCTCGATGTGCTGATGCAACTGGACATCGCCGCTGATCTACCGGAACTGTTTACCCAACGTACCCGCTTATTAACGGCATTGAGTCTGTTGTTTGATCGCGCTTGTCAGGCGGTCACCGGCCAATCCGCCGGGCAACTCAAATTATGTGCCTATCAGAACGAACAGGAACTTTGTCTGGAAGTACACGACAGCGGGCAAGCACCTGCTGTCACCGCGACCCACCGCTTATTACAACCACAAACCGACAATGGTGGGAAGCGTAACGACACTATCGAATTAGGTTTTGCACAAAATATCGTTAACGATCATAGAGGGGTGATCGAAGTGGAAACGAGTGATTTAGGGGGAAGTTGTATCCGGCTCAGGCTGCCTCTGTGCGCCATTATCAGGGAGGATAAAAAATGA